Proteins from a single region of Segatella copri:
- a CDS encoding copper resistance protein NlpE, with protein sequence MKKKLVLTAAVIAALSVVSCNGKKTNSQGADQDSLSYAENDSLNSNDVILDSIAGTYEGTLPAADCPGIKTVLTLNADSTYQYSADYLERKDGHDEASGIFKVLANNVVEITRPSSGETSYYKVKDANSLIMTDSLGNEPEGAMAKHYVLTKKS encoded by the coding sequence ATGAAAAAGAAATTAGTTTTGACAGCAGCCGTCATCGCTGCATTATCTGTTGTCTCCTGCAATGGCAAGAAGACAAATAGCCAGGGGGCTGACCAGGATAGCCTCAGTTATGCTGAAAATGATTCGCTCAATTCCAACGATGTCATTCTCGATTCCATCGCCGGCACCTACGAGGGAACTCTCCCTGCTGCCGACTGTCCGGGCATCAAGACCGTTTTAACGCTCAACGCCGACAGCACCTATCAGTACTCAGCCGACTATCTGGAGCGCAAGGATGGTCATGACGAAGCGAGCGGTATCTTCAAGGTATTGGCTAACAACGTGGTAGAAATCACCCGTCCATCAAGCGGCGAGACATCTTACTACAAGGTAAAGGATGCCAACAGCCTCATCATGACCGATTCGCTGGGCAATGAGCCTGAAGGCGCCATGGCTAAGCACTATGTGCTGACTAAGAAAAGTTAA
- a CDS encoding carboxylesterase/lipase family protein has product MKKLLLSIAFLLPGMGMMAQTQVTTAEGILEGKDLSGITVFKGIPFAAPPVGNLRWKAPQPVQKWQGVREAKEFGPNPMQEPLFGDMNFGTKTNSEDCLYLNIWTPAKTMKEHLPVLIYFNGGGLMAGSGSEPRYAGDAMARKGIISITANYREGIFGFFAHPQLSKETSYKGSGNYGFMDQVAAIQWVKDNIEAFGGDPNRITIVGESAGSMSVSALMASPLCQGLFAQAMGSSGSVMGFKKVATQKEAEEKGVQLAQKIAEMMGKETGKKVKKNVGMKNLDDLRALPAEKLMKLAGVRAVPVYNIDGYFMKEQPAEVFAKGEQTKVPLLIGGNNQEMTPAAVLMGKQPTVENLKAGAKATFGEENIEELFRLYGINSDKDVLEQPGVNLASDIFLDYSTWKWGNMHKLTGGQPVYRYRYCHPRPAMAIKGKVAALAGGVVDAKEDAAPAPQDKGAVHSADIEYAMGTLPTNRVFNWQPEDYMISDIFSQYYVNFVKTGNPNGLGLPEWPSTNGKAVTPVLQIDVNTVVKTDAQMEKRYDFIDKLFWEKK; this is encoded by the coding sequence ATGAAAAAACTACTCTTATCCATTGCCTTTCTGCTCCCTGGTATGGGAATGATGGCGCAGACTCAGGTAACGACTGCCGAAGGTATCCTCGAAGGAAAAGACCTCTCAGGCATCACAGTATTCAAGGGTATTCCGTTCGCTGCCCCTCCGGTAGGAAATCTCCGCTGGAAGGCTCCGCAGCCTGTACAGAAATGGCAGGGCGTTCGCGAGGCCAAGGAGTTCGGACCGAACCCGATGCAGGAACCTCTCTTCGGCGATATGAACTTCGGTACGAAGACCAACAGCGAGGATTGCCTCTACCTTAATATATGGACACCGGCAAAGACCATGAAGGAGCATCTGCCGGTACTCATTTATTTCAACGGCGGAGGACTGATGGCGGGTAGCGGAAGCGAACCTCGATATGCGGGCGATGCGATGGCACGCAAGGGCATCATCTCCATCACAGCCAACTATCGTGAGGGCATCTTCGGATTCTTCGCCCACCCACAGCTCTCTAAGGAAACATCCTACAAGGGTTCCGGCAACTATGGATTCATGGACCAGGTGGCTGCCATCCAGTGGGTAAAGGATAACATCGAGGCTTTCGGTGGTGATCCTAACCGCATCACCATCGTAGGCGAATCGGCAGGTTCCATGTCGGTCAGCGCCCTGATGGCTTCCCCTCTCTGTCAGGGACTCTTTGCCCAGGCAATGGGTTCCAGTGGTTCGGTGATGGGATTCAAGAAGGTGGCTACACAGAAGGAAGCCGAGGAGAAAGGAGTGCAGCTTGCCCAGAAAATAGCCGAGATGATGGGTAAGGAAACCGGAAAGAAGGTGAAAAAGAACGTAGGAATGAAGAATCTCGACGACCTTCGTGCCCTTCCTGCCGAGAAATTGATGAAACTGGCGGGCGTAAGAGCGGTTCCGGTCTATAACATCGACGGATATTTCATGAAAGAACAGCCTGCAGAGGTCTTTGCCAAAGGCGAGCAGACCAAGGTACCTCTGCTCATTGGCGGTAACAACCAGGAGATGACTCCTGCAGCCGTATTGATGGGCAAGCAGCCTACCGTCGAGAATCTGAAGGCGGGTGCCAAGGCTACATTTGGAGAAGAGAACATCGAAGAACTCTTCCGCCTCTACGGCATCAACAGCGATAAGGATGTATTGGAGCAGCCGGGCGTGAACCTAGCTTCGGATATCTTCCTCGATTATTCTACATGGAAGTGGGGCAACATGCACAAGCTGACCGGCGGACAGCCTGTTTACCGCTACCGCTATTGCCATCCTCGTCCTGCTATGGCCATCAAGGGCAAGGTGGCTGCATTGGCTGGCGGCGTGGTAGATGCCAAGGAAGATGCGGCTCCTGCGCCACAAGACAAGGGAGCCGTTCATTCTGCCGACATCGAGTATGCAATGGGTACATTGCCAACCAACCGCGTGTTCAACTGGCAGCCGGAGGATTATATGATCAGCGACATCTTCAGCCAGTATTACGTCAATTTCGTAAAGACCGGCAATCCGAATGGTCTGGGTCTGCCTGAGTGGCCATCCACCAACGGCAAGGCAGTAACCCCTGTGCTTCAGATAGACGTGAATACCGTCGTAAAAACTGATGCCCAGATGGAGAAGCGCTATGATTTCATAGACAAACTGTTTTGGGAGAAGAAATAA
- a CDS encoding glycerophosphodiester phosphodiesterase family protein yields MKRILIYMMLLMGVILPSSAKDRAQQVIAHRGYWKTEGSAQNSISSLQNSYKIGVYGSEFDVHITRDGEVVVFHDDDVDGIKIENANYADIKDKRLKNGEKIPTLKDYLNAAKSLGDMKLILEVKEHIQKSDEDRCIDATLKMVREAGLEARTEYISFSKHACDYLVRHAPGAKVSYLNGDLTPLDAKDAGYAGIDYEDSVFYEHPLWIKEARKLGLITNVWTVNNLKAIKYFFKQGIDYVTTNEPEKAKNL; encoded by the coding sequence ATGAAAAGAATTTTGATTTATATGATGCTGCTGATGGGAGTGATTCTCCCATCCTCAGCCAAGGATAGAGCCCAGCAGGTGATTGCCCACAGAGGCTATTGGAAGACAGAAGGTTCTGCCCAGAACTCCATCTCTTCTCTTCAGAACTCTTATAAGATAGGGGTTTACGGCTCAGAGTTTGATGTTCATATCACACGCGACGGCGAGGTGGTAGTTTTCCACGATGATGATGTTGACGGCATCAAGATAGAGAATGCCAACTATGCCGATATCAAGGACAAACGACTCAAGAATGGCGAGAAGATTCCTACCTTGAAGGACTATCTCAATGCTGCCAAGTCATTGGGCGATATGAAGCTCATCCTCGAAGTAAAAGAGCACATCCAGAAGAGCGATGAAGACCGCTGCATCGATGCCACCCTGAAGATGGTAAGAGAAGCCGGACTGGAAGCAAGAACAGAGTATATTTCCTTCAGCAAGCACGCCTGCGATTATCTCGTTCGCCACGCTCCAGGAGCCAAGGTTTCCTATCTCAATGGCGACCTAACCCCTCTCGATGCCAAGGATGCAGGCTATGCAGGCATCGATTACGAAGATAGCGTTTTCTACGAACATCCGTTATGGATCAAGGAAGCCCGGAAACTCGGCCTGATTACCAATGTCTGGACAGTCAACAATCTAAAAGCCATCAAATATTTCTTTAAGCAAGGCATCGATTACGTGACAACCAATGAACCGGAAAAAGCCAAGAATTTATAA
- a CDS encoding TonB-dependent receptor, protein MNRFKIVLMASLLVQGVACLEAKADNTPEGNKTNSKALGVNAVSGKVTNEQGEALPGVVVRCGNTNVQTDLNGEFHVNVNDGDKLTFTYIGYNTITKDADDNNLKVVMKENTQALGEVIVTTQKKKQSSLEIPVAVSAVTGSVMEKLNLHQMDDVAQLTPGVQIQLQSPNNPGYVIRGVTSDGGEAYSQPRVSVFMDGVSTSRSRSSAVELFDLERLEVVKGPQGTLFGRGAEIGGINIIRHKPVNEQKGELSMNYGSYNQRQVTGFINTPIIKDKLANRFAFDYDARDGFIKNEAGGRLNGKNALAFRNSTQWWANDDTSVGVVLDYQHDDYPGTSFHSINPAFGNSNPNSPANLEAGKQLGIKRNVGGALLNIDHNISNRWSFNSITGFRAFNSNEHFDADGTYLPLLLCEEKEKGTQFSQEFRFNYDDKKFFSGFLGASYFYENSSQDVNAKANLQYLYPVFIQKSVKASLSSQIDNVKGLLSQYLPAAYLPMVDAALAQLMSKWFPENPEKDADGKLKALTTTPDIYGDLKTALGAVGMDLDQVLAGLGDNGKLIQATLQGISAKALDTAYTEQGKNYGTNQAVEVFADGTFKLTKNLNFTLGIRGTYENQETGYSSATVPSMFGAILYHPTEGSAKVTAKESYWSWVGRAALNYMIGRNNIYASVARGRRPGVLYFNNDPKDFETLDPEIIYSYEAGVKGSLLQGRLNYDFCAYYYDWYNYQTSVFNATTSKFEYDDAGRAHSFGLEASISYSPCRYLNLFGNWSYIEGKFNDKDDNGNAQLYAGNRFRLTPKNSFAIGFDLNVPTGEKASFYLCPTYSWKSKVFFEESNEPEFTQDAYGLLNFTAGYRFQPGKVYYEIGAFGKNVLDEKYIVDAGNSGRQIGFPTYIGGSRSVVGVMFKMGF, encoded by the coding sequence ATGAACAGATTTAAGATTGTATTAATGGCTTCCCTGCTCGTGCAGGGCGTAGCATGTCTGGAGGCGAAAGCCGACAATACTCCAGAAGGAAACAAAACTAATTCTAAAGCATTGGGCGTGAATGCAGTAAGCGGCAAGGTGACCAACGAACAGGGCGAGGCTTTGCCTGGCGTGGTGGTTCGCTGCGGAAACACGAATGTACAGACTGATTTGAACGGCGAGTTCCACGTCAACGTGAACGATGGTGACAAACTCACCTTTACTTATATAGGATACAATACCATCACCAAGGATGCTGACGACAACAACCTGAAGGTAGTGATGAAGGAAAATACACAGGCCCTGGGCGAAGTTATCGTCACTACCCAGAAGAAGAAGCAGAGTAGTTTGGAGATTCCTGTGGCTGTAAGTGCCGTAACAGGTAGCGTGATGGAGAAACTCAATCTCCACCAGATGGACGACGTGGCTCAGTTGACCCCAGGCGTTCAGATTCAGCTGCAGAGTCCTAACAACCCTGGCTACGTGATTCGTGGTGTAACTTCAGATGGCGGCGAGGCTTATTCCCAGCCAAGAGTTTCCGTGTTTATGGATGGTGTTTCTACATCTAGAAGCCGCTCTTCTGCCGTTGAACTATTCGACTTGGAACGATTGGAAGTAGTAAAAGGTCCTCAGGGAACTCTCTTCGGAAGAGGTGCTGAGATTGGCGGAATCAACATCATCCGCCACAAACCGGTAAATGAACAGAAGGGCGAACTTTCCATGAACTACGGCAGCTACAACCAACGCCAGGTAACAGGTTTCATCAACACCCCAATCATCAAGGACAAGCTTGCCAACCGCTTTGCCTTCGACTACGATGCACGCGATGGTTTCATCAAGAACGAGGCAGGCGGCAGACTGAACGGCAAGAATGCCCTGGCTTTCAGAAACTCTACCCAATGGTGGGCTAACGATGATACTTCCGTGGGCGTGGTACTCGATTATCAGCACGATGATTATCCAGGCACTTCCTTCCATAGCATCAACCCAGCCTTTGGCAATAGCAACCCAAACAGTCCTGCAAACCTGGAAGCCGGCAAGCAGTTGGGCATCAAGCGAAACGTGGGTGGCGCCCTGCTCAATATCGACCACAACATCAGCAACCGCTGGTCGTTTAATTCCATCACCGGATTCAGAGCCTTCAACAGCAATGAGCATTTCGATGCAGATGGTACTTATCTCCCACTCCTGCTCTGCGAGGAAAAAGAGAAGGGAACTCAGTTTAGCCAGGAATTCAGATTCAATTATGATGACAAAAAGTTCTTCTCTGGCTTCCTGGGAGCCAGCTATTTCTACGAGAATTCATCACAGGATGTCAACGCCAAGGCGAATCTCCAGTACCTCTATCCAGTGTTTATCCAGAAGAGTGTGAAGGCTTCGCTCAGCAGTCAGATAGATAATGTAAAGGGATTGCTCAGCCAGTATCTTCCTGCCGCTTACCTGCCGATGGTAGATGCTGCACTCGCCCAGCTCATGAGCAAGTGGTTCCCTGAGAATCCTGAAAAAGATGCTGATGGCAAACTGAAGGCACTGACCACCACTCCTGATATTTATGGTGATTTGAAGACTGCTCTGGGTGCTGTAGGAATGGATTTAGACCAGGTTCTTGCTGGCTTGGGCGATAACGGCAAACTGATTCAGGCTACCTTGCAGGGCATTTCGGCCAAAGCGCTCGATACTGCCTATACCGAACAGGGCAAGAATTACGGAACCAATCAGGCTGTAGAGGTTTTCGCTGACGGAACCTTCAAACTCACAAAGAATCTGAACTTCACCCTGGGTATCCGCGGAACTTACGAGAATCAGGAAACAGGCTACTCTTCAGCGACCGTACCAAGCATGTTTGGTGCCATACTTTATCACCCTACCGAGGGTAGCGCCAAGGTAACTGCCAAGGAGAGCTACTGGTCGTGGGTAGGTCGTGCAGCACTCAACTACATGATAGGTCGCAACAACATCTACGCCAGCGTGGCTCGTGGCCGTCGTCCGGGAGTGCTATATTTCAACAACGATCCTAAGGATTTCGAGACACTCGACCCTGAAATCATCTATAGCTACGAGGCAGGTGTAAAGGGAAGTCTCCTGCAAGGCAGATTGAATTACGATTTCTGCGCTTACTATTATGACTGGTATAACTATCAGACATCGGTTTTCAACGCTACCACCAGCAAGTTTGAATACGATGATGCAGGTCGTGCCCACAGTTTCGGTCTGGAGGCAAGCATCAGCTACTCTCCATGCCGCTACCTGAATCTCTTCGGCAACTGGTCGTACATAGAGGGCAAGTTCAACGACAAGGATGACAACGGAAACGCACAGCTTTATGCCGGCAACCGCTTTCGCCTTACTCCAAAGAACAGTTTTGCCATCGGCTTCGACCTGAACGTGCCAACCGGCGAGAAGGCTTCCTTCTATCTCTGCCCTACCTATTCATGGAAATCGAAGGTGTTCTTCGAAGAGAGCAACGAGCCAGAGTTTACCCAGGATGCCTACGGACTGCTCAACTTCACAGCCGGTTACCGTTTCCAGCCAGGCAAGGTTTACTACGAGATTGGAGCCTTTGGCAAGAACGTACTCGATGAGAAATATATCGTAGATGCAGGTAATTCCGGCCGACAGATTGGTTTCCCAACCTACATCGGCGGTTCCCGCTCCGTTGTCGGCGTGATGTTTAAAATGGGATTCTAA
- the pafA gene encoding alkaline phosphatase PafA codes for MNKVFSFIALAFLGCGSAAAQQVNVSNVQRPKLVVGIVVDQMRWDYLYRYQKRYGEGGFKRLLNEGFSCENTRIPYVPSVTAIGHTCLYTGSVPSIHGIAGNNFVKNGKKVYCTDDETVKPVGSNSKAGLMSPRNLWVTTLGDEMKIASNGRAKVVGVALKDRASILPAGHNPNGAYWFDDESGKFITSSYYMNQLPKWVDAFNNQHLPERYLSEKWNTLYPENTYVESTEDENEYEDGIRKGMKATLPLNLPALYKKYGYSIIRKTPFGNSLTIDLAKAAIDGEQLGADDETDLLAVSCSSTDYIGHQVGTHAVETEDTYLRLDKAIADFLSYLDEKVGKGNYLAFLSADHGAMNNARFLQDRRIPAGSWDGDAVAKKLNQTLAQEYPNVGDLVKTVMNYQVFFNRNIIKENKLDFAKIKQSVVDVLKEDSCVQYACDMEKTMTESIPEDVKMRIVNGYNRERSGDVAIVLKPNFYAHGMKGTDHGEWNPYDTHIPLVFMGWGIQHGATTKQTFMTDIVPTIAALLHVQAPNGCVGQPIF; via the coding sequence ATGAATAAGGTATTTAGTTTTATTGCGTTGGCATTTCTGGGATGCGGCTCTGCTGCTGCCCAACAGGTGAATGTTTCTAACGTTCAGCGCCCCAAACTGGTAGTGGGCATCGTGGTTGACCAAATGCGATGGGATTATCTCTATCGCTATCAGAAGCGCTATGGTGAAGGTGGATTCAAGCGACTGCTCAACGAGGGCTTCTCTTGCGAAAACACCCGTATTCCGTATGTTCCATCGGTTACCGCCATCGGTCATACTTGTCTCTATACTGGTAGTGTTCCATCTATCCATGGAATCGCTGGAAACAATTTTGTGAAGAATGGCAAGAAGGTGTATTGCACGGATGATGAAACCGTAAAACCGGTGGGTTCCAACAGTAAGGCGGGCTTGATGTCGCCCAGAAATCTATGGGTTACGACTCTCGGCGACGAGATGAAGATTGCATCCAACGGCAGAGCCAAGGTGGTGGGCGTGGCATTGAAAGACCGTGCTTCCATTCTTCCTGCAGGTCATAATCCGAACGGTGCCTACTGGTTTGATGATGAGAGCGGCAAGTTCATCACCAGTTCTTATTATATGAACCAGTTGCCCAAGTGGGTGGACGCGTTCAATAACCAGCATCTGCCAGAGCGTTATCTCTCGGAAAAATGGAACACACTCTATCCTGAGAATACTTACGTTGAAAGTACGGAAGATGAGAACGAGTATGAGGATGGCATCCGCAAGGGCATGAAGGCTACGCTGCCGCTCAATCTTCCAGCCCTTTATAAGAAATATGGTTACAGCATTATCCGCAAAACTCCTTTCGGCAATTCGCTGACGATTGATTTGGCAAAGGCGGCGATAGACGGCGAGCAGTTGGGTGCAGATGATGAAACCGACTTGCTGGCAGTAAGCTGCTCCAGCACGGATTATATCGGTCATCAGGTGGGAACTCATGCGGTAGAGACTGAGGATACTTATCTGCGCCTGGACAAGGCGATAGCCGATTTTCTTTCTTATCTCGATGAGAAGGTGGGCAAAGGAAATTATCTGGCTTTCCTGAGTGCCGATCATGGAGCGATGAACAACGCCCGTTTCCTGCAAGACCGCCGCATTCCTGCGGGCAGTTGGGATGGTGATGCGGTGGCGAAGAAGCTGAATCAGACCTTGGCTCAGGAGTATCCTAACGTGGGTGATTTGGTGAAGACCGTGATGAACTATCAGGTGTTTTTCAATCGAAACATCATCAAGGAAAACAAGTTGGATTTCGCCAAGATCAAGCAGAGCGTGGTGGACGTGTTGAAGGAAGACAGTTGCGTGCAGTATGCCTGCGATATGGAGAAGACGATGACCGAGAGCATTCCTGAGGATGTGAAGATGCGCATCGTGAATGGTTACAACCGTGAGCGAAGCGGTGATGTGGCCATCGTATTGAAGCCGAATTTCTATGCCCACGGCATGAAGGGAACCGATCATGGTGAGTGGAATCCATACGACACCCACATTCCTTTGGTTTTCATGGGTTGGGGAATCCAGCATGGGGCTACCACGAAGCAGACTTTCATGACCGATATTGTTCCAACCATCGCCGCCCTGCTTCATGTTCAGGCGCCAAATGGCTGTGTAGGTCAGCCGATATTCTAG
- a CDS encoding glycosyltransferase family protein — translation MKVIFVIQGEGRGHLTQALALKQMLLHEGHEVVKVLVGKSKNRVIPEFFQNKIGTPIEVFDSPNFLPSKDNRKFNLLRSLAYNTLLVPNYLSSIHLIRKNIQESGADIIINFYEVLCGITCSLFCFGIPEVCIGHQYLFLHPSFQMPGKYSVPESLLKFFTRITCMGATAKLALSIRDYGDEPVHGIKVVPPLLRQEAKTIIRHHGDYIMGYMLNAGFAEDVKAWHEKHPHTHLHFFWDQPDAPEELKVDDTLTFHRINDEKFLKMMAGCKAFATTAGFESVCEALYMGKPCMLIPAHVEQECNAMDAEREMAGVVSEDFDIDKLKAFARDYEEDVEFRMWENHAESRIVAAIENAYDTYYYRKENQAYEEENDSIVAASSLVVPARRVWQG, via the coding sequence ATGAAGGTAATTTTTGTAATTCAAGGAGAGGGTAGAGGTCATCTCACCCAGGCGTTGGCGCTTAAGCAGATGCTTCTGCACGAGGGCCATGAAGTAGTGAAGGTTTTAGTGGGCAAGAGCAAGAACAGGGTGATTCCTGAGTTCTTCCAGAATAAGATAGGTACTCCTATCGAGGTTTTTGACAGTCCGAATTTCTTGCCGTCTAAGGACAACCGCAAGTTCAATCTCCTGCGCTCCCTGGCTTACAATACGCTCTTGGTTCCCAACTATCTTTCAAGTATCCATTTGATACGGAAGAATATCCAGGAGAGCGGAGCTGACATCATCATCAATTTCTACGAGGTGTTGTGCGGCATTACCTGTTCTCTCTTCTGTTTCGGTATTCCTGAGGTTTGCATCGGTCACCAGTACCTCTTCCTCCATCCTTCTTTCCAGATGCCTGGAAAGTATTCCGTACCAGAATCTTTATTAAAATTCTTTACCCGTATCACCTGTATGGGAGCCACAGCCAAGTTGGCACTCTCCATCCGTGACTACGGGGATGAGCCTGTGCACGGCATTAAGGTGGTTCCGCCGTTGCTCCGTCAGGAAGCCAAGACCATCATCCGTCATCATGGCGACTACATTATGGGCTACATGCTGAATGCCGGTTTTGCCGAGGATGTGAAGGCTTGGCACGAGAAGCATCCCCATACCCATCTTCATTTTTTCTGGGATCAGCCCGATGCGCCCGAAGAACTGAAGGTAGATGATACGCTCACCTTCCATCGCATCAACGACGAAAAATTCCTCAAGATGATGGCAGGCTGCAAGGCTTTCGCCACCACCGCTGGCTTCGAAAGCGTCTGTGAGGCACTCTACATGGGCAAGCCTTGCATGCTGATTCCGGCTCATGTGGAGCAGGAATGTAATGCGATGGATGCAGAAAGAGAAATGGCTGGCGTGGTGAGCGAGGATTTCGACATCGATAAACTGAAGGCTTTTGCCCGTGATTACGAGGAGGATGTGGAGTTCAGAATGTGGGAGAACCATGCTGAAAGCCGAATCGTTGCCGCCATAGAAAACGCTTACGATACTTATTATTATAGAAAGGAGAACCAGGCTTATGAAGAAGAAAATGATTCCATTGTTGCTGCTTCTTCCCTTGTTGTTCCTGCTCGCCGTGTATGGCAAGGATAG
- a CDS encoding alkaline phosphatase family protein yields the protein MKKKMIPLLLLLPLLFLLAVYGKDSKKEESRVVVIAIDGLRWQEVFEGARRDSLMPFLWEMGRKKGCMIGNRNRKSKMEVANGIWKSYAGYSEMLCGVTDDEHIFDNRKQYNPNRSVLELAEACSEYKDRVNAVASWDVIPYILNYRRSELPVDFRSPHRVSKQVRNDSVTLNRALKTLKEKHPKLLFVEFCETDYYGHHGKWQEYLNAAHQNDQFIRQLWECCQQDPFYKGNTTFLITCDHGRGESLGVHANRGEVDSKASWAEHGRRIKGSNQTWLVAFGKDIQHLGEMEGGRTIYTKQVAPTIASILKVPFTNDDNQQPEASPIYKILK from the coding sequence ATGAAGAAGAAAATGATTCCATTGTTGCTGCTTCTTCCCTTGTTGTTCCTGCTCGCCGTGTATGGCAAGGATAGCAAGAAGGAGGAGTCGCGTGTGGTAGTGATTGCCATTGATGGTTTGAGATGGCAGGAGGTGTTTGAGGGTGCCAGGCGCGACAGTCTGATGCCGTTTCTCTGGGAGATGGGCAGGAAGAAGGGCTGCATGATAGGCAACCGTAACCGGAAATCGAAGATGGAGGTGGCCAACGGCATCTGGAAATCCTATGCCGGTTACAGCGAGATGCTCTGTGGTGTAACCGATGATGAGCACATTTTTGATAACCGCAAGCAGTATAACCCCAACCGGTCGGTTCTGGAATTGGCAGAGGCTTGTTCGGAGTACAAGGACAGGGTGAATGCCGTGGCGAGTTGGGATGTGATTCCTTATATCCTGAATTATCGCAGAAGCGAATTGCCGGTGGATTTCCGCTCTCCTCACAGGGTGAGCAAACAGGTAAGAAATGACAGCGTGACTCTGAACCGTGCCTTGAAGACCCTCAAGGAGAAGCATCCCAAGCTTCTCTTCGTAGAGTTTTGCGAGACCGATTATTACGGTCATCATGGAAAATGGCAGGAGTATCTGAATGCTGCCCATCAGAACGACCAGTTTATTCGACAGTTATGGGAATGCTGCCAGCAGGACCCATTTTACAAGGGCAACACCACCTTTCTTATCACCTGCGATCATGGCAGGGGAGAAAGCCTGGGAGTTCACGCCAACCGTGGCGAAGTTGATTCCAAAGCTTCCTGGGCGGAACATGGCAGAAGAATTAAGGGCAGCAATCAGACCTGGCTGGTGGCTTTCGGAAAAGACATTCAGCATCTGGGAGAAATGGAAGGTGGCAGAACCATCTATACCAAGCAGGTGGCTCCTACCATCGCCAGCATCCTGAAGGTTCCGTTTACGAATGATGATAATCAACAGCCGGAGGCTTCGCCGATTTATAAGATTCTCAAATAG
- a CDS encoding glycosyltransferase → MIGLFNECFPPVMDGVSLTVSNLARCFYQQGKDVAVVTPEMPGLDESQLPYSVFQYRSFPVPGRHPYRYGFPSLDFKFQKQVAAQNFEILHAHCPFSSGDFALKTARRMGIPLVATFHSKYRDDFERVIPNKALVDYLVGKVVKFYESVDEVWVPQASVGETLREYGYKGTFEVVDNGTEFADAPYTEEMKWAAKKELYVAVDEPLLLFVGQHIWEKNVKLIIEALAKVKDLPYHALFVGDGYARADMQAMAAKLGLSGNSDYRKDKITFFGSVQSRELMQMIYMASDLFLFPSIYDNAPLVVREAASLHTPSIVARGSNTAEIIQDGINGFLSDNDVTAFANRLRYILERPTIISWAAKGAEETLVRSWEDIAVEVLDRYQHLIDRQQNRLAI, encoded by the coding sequence ATGATAGGATTGTTCAATGAATGTTTTCCACCCGTCATGGATGGTGTTTCACTCACGGTAAGCAATTTGGCTCGCTGCTTTTATCAGCAGGGCAAGGACGTGGCGGTTGTAACCCCGGAAATGCCAGGACTCGATGAGTCTCAGCTTCCTTATTCCGTTTTCCAGTATCGCTCGTTTCCGGTTCCCGGTCGCCATCCTTACCGTTATGGCTTCCCATCGCTCGATTTCAAGTTCCAGAAGCAGGTTGCTGCTCAGAATTTTGAAATCTTACACGCCCATTGTCCTTTCTCTTCGGGTGATTTTGCCCTGAAGACGGCTCGCAGGATGGGGATTCCATTGGTGGCAACCTTTCATTCCAAATATCGTGACGATTTTGAGAGAGTAATTCCCAACAAGGCTCTGGTGGATTATCTCGTGGGCAAGGTGGTGAAGTTTTACGAGAGCGTAGATGAGGTGTGGGTGCCTCAAGCTTCTGTGGGCGAAACCCTGCGCGAGTATGGCTACAAGGGAACCTTTGAGGTGGTGGATAACGGAACCGAATTTGCCGATGCGCCTTATACCGAGGAGATGAAATGGGCAGCCAAGAAAGAGCTTTATGTGGCAGTAGATGAACCCTTGCTCCTTTTCGTGGGGCAGCATATCTGGGAGAAGAACGTGAAACTCATCATCGAGGCATTAGCCAAGGTGAAGGATTTGCCTTATCACGCCCTTTTCGTGGGCGATGGTTATGCTAGGGCTGATATGCAGGCGATGGCGGCAAAGCTCGGCTTGTCGGGAAACAGCGATTACCGCAAGGATAAGATTACCTTCTTCGGAAGCGTGCAATCCCGGGAGTTGATGCAGATGATCTATATGGCTTCCGATCTCTTCCTCTTCCCATCCATCTATGATAATGCCCCTCTGGTGGTAAGGGAGGCTGCTTCGCTTCATACGCCTTCCATCGTGGCAAGGGGCAGCAATACGGCGGAAATCATTCAGGATGGAATCAACGGATTCCTCTCGGATAACGACGTAACGGCCTTTGCCAATCGACTCCGTTATATTCTGGAGCGCCCAACCATTATTTCCTGGGCTGCAAAGGGAGCTGAGGAGACCCTGGTGCGCTCTTGGGAGGACATTGCTGTAGAAGTTTTGGACAGATATCAGCATTTAATTGACAGACAACAAAATAGATTAGCCATTTAA